One genomic segment of Panicum virgatum strain AP13 chromosome 2N, P.virgatum_v5, whole genome shotgun sequence includes these proteins:
- the LOC120660471 gene encoding protein HOTHEAD-like, with protein MALSRGAVLFFKLLACLLWLFELSHGKKQFPLKNLPPLRKASSYPTGCPATYDYIVIGGGTAGCPLAATLSLKYKVLLLERGGSPYGNRNVSYMENFHIGLLNMAPDSAAQAFISTDGVINARARVLGGGTCINAGFYSRASSSFIQQVGWDEELVNKSFPWVEEKIVQWPKIAPWQAALRDGLLQAGVAPFNGYTYDHVSGTKVGGTIFDETGYRHTAADLLAAGDPNNLRVLLHASVHRIVFDSRQGCLKPRAIGVQFTDENGGHHQAFLNNKKDSEIIVSAGAIGTPQLLLLSGIGPKNHLKSHNIPVVLHNKYVGKGMADNPMNSIFIPTRSPPRQSLIETVGITEEGVFIEASSGFGQSSESVHCHHGIMSAEIGQLSTIPPKQRTLEAAQKYTQNKLNLPKEVFHGGFILEKIDGPLSTGHLVLTDTDVRNNPAVTFNYFSHPQDLNRCVYGIKTIERILKTNRFSELSADGTGFSMERVLNMSVQANVNLIPKHTNDTESLEQFCKDTVITIWHYHGGCHVGKVVDQHYRVLGVSGLRVVDGSIFSRSPGTNPQATVMMMGRYMGVKILRERLGRAAGV; from the exons CTACCCCACGGGGTGCCCGGCGACGTACGACTACATTGTCATCGGTGGAGGCACCGCCGGCTGCCCACTGGCGGCGACGCTGTCCCTCAAGTACaaggtgctgctgctggagagAGGAGGCTCCCCATATGGCAACCGCAACGTCTCCTACATGGAGAACTTCCACATCGGGCTGCTGAATATGGCGCCGGACTCGGCGGCGCAGGCCTTCATCTCCACCGATGGCGTCATCAATGCCCGGGCGAGGGTGTTGGGCGGTGGCACCTGTATCAATGCTGGCTTCTACAGCCGGGCCAGCTCAAG CTTCATCCAGCAGGTCGGCTGGGATGAAGAACTGGTGAACAAGTCCTTCCCTTGGGTTGAGGAGAAGATTGTCCAGTGGCCTAAGATTGCGCCTTGGCAGGCTGCATTACGGGATGGGCTGCTACAAGCAGGTGTAGCCCCTTTCAATGGGTATACCTACGATCATGTTTCTGGGACAAAAGTGGGGGGCACCATTTTTGACGAGACTGGGTACCGCCACACGGCTGCTGACTTACTTGCAGCTGGAGATCCTAACAACCTGAGGGTGCTGCTCCATGCTAGTGTGCACAGGATAGTGTTCGACTCACGACAAG GATGCCTGAAGCCAAGGGCCATTGGAGTCCAATTCACTGATGAAAATGGCGGGCACCACCAAGCATTTCTGAACAACAAAAAAGATAGCGAAATAATTGTATCTGCTGGTGCAATCGGGACCCCCCAGTTGCTTCTGCTCAGCGGAATTGGACCGAAGAACCACCTCAAAAGCCATAACATTCCTGTGGTTCTCCATAATAAATATGTGGGTAAAGGGATGGCTGACAACCCCATGAACTCCATCTTCATACCCACAAGAAGCCCTCCACGGCAGTCCCTCATTGAAACTGTTGGAATAACTGAAGAAGGTGTGTTTATTGAGGCTAGCAGCGGTTTTGGCCAGTCATCAGAGAGTGTCCACTGCCACCATGGAATCATGTCCGCCGAG ATTGGGCAGCTGTCTACAATTCCTCCAAAGCAAAGAACCCTGGAAGCAGCCCAGAAATACACTCAGAACAAACTTAACCTAcccaaagaggtattccatggCGGTTTTATACTCGAGAAGATCGATGGTCCTCTGTCCACAGGTCATCTGGTCCTCACAGACACTGATGTCCGGAACAACCCAGCAGTTACCTTCAACTACTTCAGTCATCCACAGGATCTCAATCGTTGCGTCTATGGTATCAAGACCATTGAAAGGATACTCAAGACAAACCGTTTCTCTGAACTTTCTGCTGATGGCACCGGATTTTCAATGGAAAGGGTGCTCAATATGAGTGTGCAGGCTAATGTGAACCTGATACCCAAGCATACAAATGACACAGAATCCCTGGAGCAATTTTGCAAGGACACAGTGATCACCATCTGGCATTACCATGGTGGATGCCATGTAGGGAAGGTGGTTGACCAGCATTACCGGGTGCTTGGAGTCTCAGGTCTCCGTGTAGTTGATGGCTCAATATTTTCTAGATCACCAGGAACAAACCCTCAAGCTACTGTCATGATGATGGGCAG ATACATGGGAGTAAAGATCCTAAGGGAAAGGCTGGGACGTGCAGCTGGAGTGTAG